One region of Moraxella sp. ZY210820 genomic DNA includes:
- a CDS encoding FRG domain-containing protein, translating to MKIKTLSEFVEALAKVGECEKGKTRFFRGHSNIDYKLQPSIYRSNHLIANEHNIIKDVLTECHEYFSPHDTLFDKLVKMQHYGYPTRLLDITYNALVALYFSVSKIDGTDGEVIVFDIPNDKLKYHDSDTVAILSAISLQDKDFQSDNLSIESQYKMGREKVLLLKEEHEMIEYLQKNNNDLLLEFQQIIKEMHELPKDEQFNISKDITVKEYNSQKHIIKLLNDVRKDKPSFLPIIQRVDLSRVLCVKPKANNSRIIRQQGAFLIFGINDKKINQADLNPEWIVSQQEKKLIIDAKSKVSILNELKSFGINHQTLFPELDQQAEHIIARYKES from the coding sequence ATGAAAATTAAAACTTTAAGTGAGTTTGTTGAAGCATTAGCAAAAGTAGGCGAGTGTGAAAAAGGAAAAACACGATTTTTTCGTGGACATTCTAATATTGATTATAAGTTACAGCCGAGTATTTATAGAAGTAATCATTTAATTGCAAATGAGCATAATATTATTAAAGATGTTCTGACAGAGTGTCATGAATATTTTTCTCCACATGATACACTTTTTGATAAATTAGTGAAAATGCAACATTATGGCTATCCAACACGATTATTAGATATTACTTATAATGCATTGGTTGCTTTATATTTTTCAGTTTCTAAAATAGACGGAACTGATGGAGAAGTTATTGTTTTTGATATTCCTAATGATAAGCTTAAATACCATGATAGTGATACTGTGGCTATTTTATCTGCTATTTCATTACAAGATAAAGATTTTCAATCTGATAACTTATCTATTGAATCACAATATAAAATGGGTAGAGAAAAAGTACTACTGTTAAAAGAGGAGCATGAAATGATAGAGTATTTACAAAAAAATAACAATGATTTATTATTAGAATTCCAACAAATTATTAAAGAAATGCATGAGTTGCCAAAAGATGAACAATTCAATATTAGTAAGGATATTACTGTGAAAGAATATAATTCACAAAAGCATATTATTAAATTATTGAATGATGTCAGAAAAGATAAACCTTCTTTTTTACCAATTATACAAAGAGTAGATTTAAGTCGTGTACTATGTGTTAAGCCTAAAGCAAATAATTCTAGAATTATTCGTCAGCAAGGAGCTTTTTTGATTTTTGGTATCAATGATAAAAAGATTAATCAAGCTGATTTGAATCCAGAGTGGATAGTTTCTCAACAGGAGAAGAAACTGATTATTGATGCTAAATCAAAAGTTAGTATTTTAAATGAATTGAAATCTTTTGGAATTAACCATCAAACTTTATTTCCTGAATTAGATCAACAAGCTGAACATATTATTGCTCGTTATAAGGAAAGTTAA
- the trpS gene encoding tryptophan--tRNA ligase, whose translation MNTTRPIILTGDRPTGQLHLGHFVGSLRTRVQLQDSHNQHILLADTQALTDNADNPDKVRNNILNVALDYLAVGIDPTKTTICVQSCLPALNELSMIYLNYVSLARLERNPTIKTEIQLRGFERDIPAGFLCYPVSQAADITAFKATVVPVGDDQIPMIEQTNEIVRKINRQAGRDILPECQALLSNTGRLPGFDGKAKMSKSLGNTIVLDASDADIKKAVNAMYTDPNHLRIEDPGQVEGNVVFTYLDAFDPNQDELAELKAHYQRGGLGDGTVKKRLTGILQELIAPIRERRAELAKDPDYIMDVLKTGTQKCQIITQATLDEVKDGLHYFSF comes from the coding sequence ATGAATACAACACGCCCTATTATTTTAACAGGCGACCGTCCAACAGGTCAGCTACATTTAGGACATTTTGTCGGTTCTTTGCGTACCCGTGTACAGTTACAAGATAGCCATAATCAGCATATTTTATTGGCAGATACCCAAGCACTTACCGATAATGCTGATAATCCTGATAAAGTACGCAATAATATTTTAAATGTCGCTTTGGATTATTTAGCAGTGGGTATTGACCCAACTAAAACCACCATTTGTGTACAATCTTGCTTACCTGCATTAAATGAATTATCGATGATTTATTTAAATTATGTGAGCTTGGCACGTTTAGAACGCAATCCTACTATTAAAACAGAAATTCAACTACGTGGTTTTGAACGTGATATTCCTGCTGGATTTTTATGCTATCCTGTATCACAAGCAGCAGATATTACTGCATTTAAAGCAACTGTAGTACCTGTGGGTGATGACCAAATCCCAATGATTGAACAAACCAACGAAATTGTACGTAAAATTAACCGTCAAGCAGGACGTGATATTTTACCAGAATGCCAAGCGTTATTGTCAAATACTGGACGTTTACCGGGTTTTGATGGTAAAGCAAAAATGTCAAAATCATTAGGTAATACCATTGTACTTGATGCATCCGATGCAGATATTAAAAAAGCAGTCAATGCCATGTACACTGACCCAAATCATTTACGCATTGAAGACCCCGGTCAAGTGGAAGGCAATGTCGTGTTTACTTATCTTGATGCATTTGACCCAAATCAAGATGAATTGGCAGAACTCAAAGCTCACTATCAACGTGGTGGTTTAGGCGATGGTACAGTGAAAAAACGTTTGACAGGCATTTTACAAGAATTGATTGCCCCAATTCGTGAACGCCGTGCAGAATTGGCAAAAGACCCTGATTATATTATGGACGTATTAAAAACAGGCACACAAAAATGTCAAATTATCACGCAAGCAACACTTGATGAAGTAAAAGATGGTTTGCATTATTTCAGTTTTTAA
- a CDS encoding porin — translation MKMQTLATAIVLSLSTMGVYAAPTLTGALDLSIDYLPQNNSVGTDRDVTRVNSNSSWIGVKGEEKLNDRTSVLYTAEWGISIDSKTSDQTFTNRNIYAGIKDKKLGTLRVGNQDSPLKSLSSVVDSFNNRIENRLDINGIMTGESRVANSLYYQTPDFTVGQGKLKVALLTATGEASGVDRVSGAVKVAGRGLGDALSGSVTYTHDKFVLGVAYDKAIPTTFANKGVLNAASREVSTPTAFAAANTVRLVARVNATNDLAIKGLYQTSEVEAKNGNSSSAQNIDDAQGWLLGVEYNIPQHKALTVKGQYSHNITSYKTAGMADFEAQQYAVGVDYAVNKQVKAYTQAAYLTLEQGSAKDTQTAVGVGVEYKF, via the coding sequence ATGAAAATGCAAACATTAGCGACTGCCATCGTGCTTAGCTTATCAACAATGGGTGTATATGCAGCACCAACATTAACAGGTGCTTTAGATTTAAGTATCGATTATTTACCACAAAATAATAGTGTAGGTACTGACCGTGATGTAACACGTGTGAATTCTAATAGCTCTTGGATTGGCGTAAAAGGCGAAGAAAAATTAAATGACCGTACTAGCGTCTTGTATACGGCAGAGTGGGGTATTTCGATTGATAGTAAAACAAGTGATCAAACATTTACTAACCGTAATATCTATGCTGGTATCAAAGATAAAAAATTGGGTACTTTGCGTGTCGGTAATCAAGATTCGCCATTAAAATCATTATCAAGCGTTGTGGATTCATTTAATAATCGTATTGAAAATCGATTAGATATTAATGGTATCATGACAGGTGAAAGTCGTGTTGCTAATTCACTTTATTATCAAACACCTGATTTTACAGTAGGTCAAGGTAAATTAAAAGTTGCACTCTTGACTGCAACAGGTGAAGCAAGCGGTGTAGATCGTGTTAGTGGTGCAGTAAAAGTGGCTGGTCGTGGTCTAGGTGATGCACTATCTGGTTCAGTAACTTATACGCATGATAAATTTGTATTAGGTGTAGCTTATGATAAAGCAATTCCAACGACTTTTGCCAATAAAGGTGTTTTAAATGCTGCATCTCGTGAAGTAAGTACGCCAACTGCTTTTGCTGCTGCTAATACTGTACGTTTAGTAGCCCGTGTAAATGCAACAAATGATTTAGCGATTAAAGGTTTGTATCAAACATCAGAAGTTGAAGCAAAAAATGGTAACTCATCATCAGCACAAAATATTGATGATGCTCAAGGTTGGCTATTAGGTGTTGAATATAATATTCCGCAACATAAAGCATTAACAGTAAAAGGTCAATATAGCCACAATATTACTAGCTATAAAACAGCAGGTATGGCTGATTTTGAAGCTCAACAATATGCGGTTGGTGTAGATTATGCAGTAAATAAGCAAGTTAAAGCGTATACTCAAGCAGCTTATCTGACACTTGAGCAAGGTTCTGCGAAAGATACACAAACTGCTGTAGGTGTGGGTGTGGAATATAAATTCTAA
- the pheA gene encoding prephenate dehydratase, which translates to MMSQTNLSTLRQEIDSVDEQLQQLINKRASLAEAVAKVKLSEEESVLFYRPEREAQVLRNVMQRNQGPLSDETIARLFREIMSACLALEAPQSIAFLGPEGTFTQAAAYKHFGQDAITRPCNSIDEVFRDVEAGSAHYGIVPVENSSEGVVNHTLDCFKTSHLQVIGEVELHIHHQLLISEHTRKDSIKQIYAHQQTLAQCRKWLDVHYPGVELVPLNSNAEAARRIRNEWHSAAIASDVAAKIYNLDILHANIEDNPDNTTRFLVIGREKSERSGQDKTSILVSAQDRSGALLDILTPLAKHNITMTSIETRPDLPTKWAYVFFIDLKGHVDDENIRLALDEIRPMVKELRVLGSYPMAVL; encoded by the coding sequence ATGATGAGCCAAACTAATTTATCGACTTTACGTCAAGAAATCGATTCTGTTGATGAACAACTACAACAGTTAATTAATAAACGTGCGTCGCTTGCAGAAGCAGTGGCGAAAGTGAAATTATCTGAAGAAGAGAGTGTATTATTTTATCGCCCAGAACGTGAAGCACAAGTTTTACGCAATGTGATGCAACGCAATCAAGGTCCTTTGTCTGATGAAACCATAGCTCGTTTGTTCCGTGAAATTATGTCAGCGTGTTTGGCATTGGAAGCACCACAATCGATTGCATTTTTAGGACCTGAAGGGACATTTACCCAAGCGGCAGCCTATAAACATTTTGGACAAGATGCAATTACTCGCCCATGTAACAGCATAGATGAAGTTTTCCGTGACGTAGAAGCAGGCTCGGCACATTATGGTATCGTTCCTGTAGAAAATTCATCAGAAGGTGTGGTTAATCATACACTAGATTGTTTTAAAACATCACATTTACAAGTCATTGGCGAAGTAGAATTACATATTCATCATCAATTACTCATTTCAGAACATACTCGCAAAGACAGTATTAAACAAATTTATGCACATCAACAAACACTTGCTCAATGCCGTAAATGGCTTGATGTGCATTACCCAGGTGTAGAACTTGTTCCGTTAAATTCAAATGCAGAAGCAGCTCGCCGTATTCGTAATGAATGGCATTCAGCAGCGATTGCCAGTGATGTGGCAGCAAAAATCTATAATTTAGATATTTTACATGCCAATATTGAAGACAATCCTGATAATACCACTCGCTTTTTGGTAATTGGTCGTGAAAAATCAGAACGTAGTGGACAAGATAAAACATCGATTTTAGTGTCAGCTCAAGACCGTTCGGGTGCATTATTGGATATTTTAACGCCATTGGCAAAACACAATATTACCATGACCAGTATTGAAACTCGTCCAGATTTGCCAACCAAATGGGCATATGTGTTCTTTATCGATTTAAAAGGTCATGTTGATGATGAAAATATTCGTTTAGCATTAGATGAAATTCGTCCAATGGTCAAAGAATTGCGTGTGTTAGGTTCGTATCCGATGGCGGTTTTATAA
- the hisC gene encoding histidinol-phosphate transaminase — protein MTIQSAHQGIEQLKPYQTGKPISELQRELGLTEIVKLASNENPLGCSDKVKQAVAQEISEIGRYPDGGGYILKEQIKQQFGIAHDCITLGNGSNDVLEIIARTFISDKDSVVYSQYAFAVYALVTQALNAQAIEVPAKNFGHDLDAMANAVQDNTKVIFIANPNNPTGTWFEEAEFAQFMDKIPSRVIVVLDEAYVEYFPENFDSLQFLAQYPNLIITRSMSKCYGLAALRVGFAFASVEITNYLNRIRQPFNVNHLAMVAGVVALQDQDFIEHSRQINKLGMAQLQQGLSKLGLNYVPSRTNFLLVNVERDAIEVFNALLREGVIVRAVGIDNHIRVSIGTAKENEKFLNALAKVLNIA, from the coding sequence ATGACTATTCAATCTGCCCATCAAGGTATTGAACAACTGAAACCGTATCAAACAGGCAAACCAATTTCTGAATTACAACGTGAATTAGGTTTAACTGAAATTGTAAAACTAGCATCAAATGAAAATCCGCTTGGCTGTTCCGATAAAGTCAAACAAGCTGTAGCCCAAGAAATTAGTGAAATTGGACGTTACCCTGATGGTGGCGGTTATATTTTAAAAGAACAAATTAAACAACAATTTGGGATAGCACACGATTGTATTACGCTTGGTAATGGTTCAAATGATGTATTAGAAATTATCGCACGAACTTTTATTAGCGATAAAGATAGTGTGGTGTATAGTCAATATGCTTTCGCTGTGTATGCTTTGGTAACGCAAGCGTTAAATGCTCAAGCAATTGAAGTACCTGCAAAAAATTTTGGACATGATTTAGATGCAATGGCAAATGCAGTACAAGACAATACCAAAGTCATTTTTATTGCCAATCCAAATAATCCAACGGGTACATGGTTTGAAGAAGCTGAATTTGCACAATTTATGGACAAAATTCCAAGCCGTGTGATTGTGGTGCTTGACGAAGCTTATGTCGAATATTTCCCTGAAAATTTTGATAGTTTACAATTTTTAGCTCAATATCCTAATTTGATTATCACTCGTTCCATGTCAAAATGCTATGGTTTAGCGGCATTGCGTGTGGGTTTTGCCTTTGCATCAGTAGAGATTACTAATTATTTAAACCGTATTCGTCAGCCGTTTAATGTCAATCATTTGGCAATGGTGGCAGGTGTGGTAGCGTTACAAGATCAAGATTTTATTGAACATTCTCGTCAAATCAATAAACTGGGTATGGCTCAATTACAGCAAGGTTTGAGCAAGCTGGGCTTAAATTATGTACCATCTCGTACCAATTTTTTACTGGTCAATGTAGAACGTGATGCCATTGAAGTATTTAATGCTTTATTGCGTGAAGGTGTGATTGTACGGGCTGTTGGCATAGACAATCATATTCGTGTATCGATTGGCACAGCAAAAGAAAATGAGAAGTTTTTAAATGCATTGGCGAAAGTGTTAAATATTGCTTAA